The following are encoded in a window of Chloroflexota bacterium genomic DNA:
- a CDS encoding NAD(P)/FAD-dependent oxidoreductase — translation MKKQVIVAGGGAAGMMAAGCAAECGADVLLLEKTPRLGNKLRLTGKGRCNLTNKTELSEFIAHFGETGHFLYGAFSRFFVQDLLSFFHERGVPTVVERGGRVFPASNDAHQVADALERYLEMNGVRIQRRCPVEHLAVEEGQIRGVQVKGRTIPGDAVILATGGASYPRTGSSGDGYRLAAEVGHRIVPIRPALIPLLTKEPWVQELQGLSLRNVQITLFLDREAIAQECGEMLFTHFGVSGPAVLTLSKRAVDVLGQGRIYLSINLNPALAAEELDEQLRQELDAHGRQQLHNFLGAFLPSKMISVFVTLLGIPADKPGHQITSTDRKRIVSLLRDLRLTITGSRPISEAIVTAGGVDTKEINPRTMESRLVKGLYFCGEVIDVDADTGGYNLQAAFSTGYLAGESAAHEAS, via the coding sequence ATGAAAAAACAGGTCATTGTAGCGGGCGGGGGTGCTGCAGGTATGATGGCTGCTGGCTGCGCCGCGGAATGTGGTGCGGATGTCTTGCTGCTGGAGAAGACACCTCGCCTGGGCAACAAACTGCGTCTGACCGGCAAAGGACGCTGCAATCTTACCAACAAGACTGAGCTATCCGAGTTCATTGCACATTTTGGTGAGACAGGGCATTTCTTATACGGCGCTTTCTCCCGCTTTTTTGTGCAGGATCTGCTCTCCTTTTTTCACGAACGGGGTGTTCCGACCGTGGTGGAGCGGGGCGGGCGTGTTTTCCCAGCCTCCAACGATGCGCACCAAGTTGCAGATGCTCTGGAGCGTTATCTCGAGATGAATGGGGTGCGCATACAGCGCAGATGTCCGGTGGAGCACCTCGCGGTCGAAGAAGGACAAATCCGAGGTGTACAGGTAAAAGGGCGTACCATTCCAGGAGATGCGGTAATCCTAGCTACAGGAGGAGCTTCTTATCCACGCACAGGTTCCAGTGGTGATGGCTACCGCCTCGCCGCGGAGGTGGGGCATCGCATTGTGCCAATCCGCCCTGCCTTAATACCCTTGCTCACCAAAGAGCCTTGGGTACAAGAATTGCAAGGCCTTAGCCTGCGCAATGTACAGATTACTCTGTTCTTGGACCGGGAGGCTATTGCTCAAGAATGTGGTGAGATGCTATTTACGCATTTTGGCGTGTCTGGGCCTGCCGTTTTGACTCTGAGCAAAAGAGCCGTGGATGTGCTGGGCCAAGGGAGGATTTATTTGTCCATCAATCTCAACCCCGCTCTTGCTGCTGAGGAGTTGGATGAACAATTGCGGCAGGAACTGGATGCCCATGGACGCCAGCAATTGCACAATTTTTTGGGCGCGTTTTTGCCTAGCAAGATGATCTCCGTGTTTGTAACCTTGCTTGGCATTCCAGCCGACAAGCCCGGACATCAAATCACATCAACTGACAGGAAGCGCATCGTGTCGCTCTTAAGAGATCTGCGGCTGACCATAACCGGCAGCCGCCCTATCAGCGAAGCCATTGTGACCGCAGGCGGCGTAGACACAAAGGAGATCAATCCACGAACGATGGAATCACGCCTAGTTAAGGGGCTTTACTTCTGCGGGGAAGTGATTGACGTGGATGCGGACACTGGTGGCTATAATCTGCAGGCGGCTTTCTCTACGGGCTACTTGGCCGGTGAGTCGGCCGCACATGAGGCATCATGA
- the selB gene encoding selenocysteine-specific translation elongation factor codes for MRVIGTAGHVDHGKSTLVHALTGIDPDRLKEEKEREMTIDLGFAWLKLPSGQEVSIVDVPGHEDFIKNMLAGVGGIDLALFVVAADEGVMPQTREHLAILDLLQVCDGVVALTKSDLVEDPEWLELVQDEVRKELAGSVLENARIIPVSARTGQGISELLNELDRLLQSPPPRTETGRPRLPIDRVFTIAGFGTIVTGTLIDGRLHSGEEVEILPGNIKARVRGLQTHKAKVEVAIPPSRVAVNLAGVSKDQLQRGDVLTTLGWLRPTSLLDARLRLLKNAPRPLAHNTMVDFFTGTTQCQARVRLLDCKELEPGEESWVQFILSAPVVVVKGDRFIIRQASPSLTLGGGAVVDPFPQRRHRRFRREVINRLEQLIRGTPEEVLLQEMEREQPCEAATLVSRSTLGAEKATQALRSLLKSGQAVLLDPATDFDSVPASTKYVMSTNAWKSLLERMTALLREYHLRYPLRAGMPREELKSRLQVARAFNEIMAKAARQGIIGEKETAIFLSDHRVVFNPEQQRKINELLQMFAKSPYAPPSLADSEALVGTEVLAALIEQGKLVKVSDTVLFSAEAYQTMMQTVVDHLKREGRITLAQVRDIFSTSRKYAQALLEHLDDKRITKRIGDERILR; via the coding sequence ATGCGCGTTATTGGCACAGCAGGACATGTAGATCACGGCAAATCCACTCTGGTGCATGCCCTGACAGGCATTGACCCCGACCGCCTAAAAGAGGAAAAAGAGCGCGAAATGACCATTGATCTAGGCTTTGCTTGGCTAAAATTGCCCAGCGGTCAGGAAGTGAGCATTGTCGACGTTCCAGGACATGAGGATTTCATCAAGAACATGCTTGCCGGAGTAGGAGGCATTGACCTTGCCCTTTTCGTCGTCGCCGCCGATGAAGGTGTCATGCCGCAAACCCGCGAGCATCTGGCAATTCTGGATCTTTTGCAGGTCTGCGACGGCGTAGTAGCACTGACCAAGAGCGATCTGGTTGAAGACCCCGAATGGCTGGAATTGGTGCAGGACGAGGTACGCAAGGAACTAGCTGGTTCGGTCTTGGAAAATGCTAGGATTATCCCTGTTTCCGCACGTACAGGGCAGGGGATATCCGAGTTATTAAACGAACTCGATCGCTTGTTGCAATCTCCTCCGCCTCGCACTGAGACAGGGCGACCACGCCTGCCCATTGATCGTGTCTTCACCATTGCCGGTTTTGGTACCATCGTTACGGGGACGCTGATTGATGGACGTCTGCACAGTGGAGAAGAGGTGGAGATTCTGCCGGGCAACATCAAAGCACGCGTGCGAGGGTTACAAACGCACAAAGCCAAAGTAGAAGTAGCTATTCCCCCCAGCCGTGTAGCAGTTAACCTTGCTGGAGTCAGCAAAGACCAATTGCAGCGTGGAGATGTCCTAACCACCCTGGGTTGGCTGCGCCCTACATCCTTGCTGGATGCGCGCCTGCGCTTGCTGAAAAATGCACCTCGTCCATTGGCGCATAACACCATGGTGGATTTCTTCACCGGCACAACCCAATGTCAAGCACGGGTACGGCTGCTAGATTGTAAAGAGCTCGAACCAGGCGAGGAAAGCTGGGTACAATTCATCTTGTCCGCTCCAGTGGTGGTAGTAAAAGGCGACCGCTTCATCATTCGCCAAGCTTCGCCAAGCCTGACGCTGGGTGGCGGCGCTGTGGTTGATCCGTTTCCACAGCGACGGCATCGTCGCTTTCGGCGCGAGGTCATCAACCGGTTGGAACAACTGATCCGTGGCACGCCCGAAGAAGTCTTGTTGCAGGAAATGGAACGCGAGCAACCCTGTGAGGCAGCCACTCTCGTGTCACGCAGCACACTGGGCGCTGAAAAGGCAACGCAAGCTCTTCGCTCGTTACTGAAAAGCGGTCAGGCAGTGCTACTGGATCCTGCTACGGACTTTGATTCCGTGCCTGCTAGCACCAAATACGTGATGTCAACAAATGCTTGGAAGTCGCTGCTAGAGAGAATGACCGCATTGCTGCGCGAGTATCACCTGCGTTATCCTTTGCGGGCGGGCATGCCACGCGAGGAATTGAAAAGCCGGTTACAGGTGGCCCGTGCCTTTAACGAGATCATGGCCAAAGCGGCAAGGCAAGGGATAATAGGGGAGAAAGAAACGGCTATCTTTCTGTCCGATCATCGAGTAGTGTTCAATCCAGAGCAGCAACGAAAGATCAATGAGCTGCTTCAGATGTTCGCAAAGAGCCCTTATGCGCCTCCATCGCTGGCTGATAGCGAAGCCCTGGTGGGAACAGAGGTCCTCGCTGCTTTGATCGAACAGGGAAAGCTAGTTAAGGTCAGCGATACCGTATTGTTCTCAGCAGAAGCCTACCAAACAATGATGCAGACCGTGGTTGATCATCTCAAACGCGAAGGCCGTATCACCCTGGCACAGGTGCGTGATATATTCTCAACCAGTCGCAAGTACGCTCAGGCTTTATTGGAGCACCTGGATGACAAACGCATCACCAAACGCATTGGTGACGAGCGTATCCTGCGTTAG
- a CDS encoding DNA double-strand break repair nuclease NurA, which yields MPLKLDFISKQIESLAQATVAKSPTQDQFLRQAQAYLRSINADALRQRLEWQRRQQDRFPWLVAIPYGSLSEVIPAPPTPTNFSVIGVDASSMPPDRHSSVRFYVLNIGYAFLTYGQHSNAILDANSRFCFLDEDLYLFPEKRDVPIEGTLFNARMELECLDALQEVIHSPPSLPTAALRDGPLILWALQNESQTVQEKLLHGFLAAMACLREEGIPLAGYISYTDSRDVANSLRVWICKERPNECEHCSSSERDLCLALAKIRDRDLFNFLATGERSALFGSSSQILERYGEHRVDFFYLNVGGEIVRVEVPHWVSTDAALLDLLHAILYDQCQRSPGFPPYPPALLEAHEQAVITTAERRLIEEMVERALGLHGQLVTRSAKDDSKRRRGV from the coding sequence TTGCCACTGAAACTGGATTTCATCAGCAAACAAATAGAGAGCCTAGCGCAAGCAACCGTCGCAAAGTCGCCCACCCAGGACCAATTTTTGAGGCAAGCACAGGCGTATCTGCGCAGCATCAATGCAGATGCTTTGCGTCAAAGGCTAGAATGGCAGCGCCGGCAGCAGGATCGCTTCCCCTGGCTGGTCGCCATCCCCTATGGGTCTTTGTCCGAAGTTATCCCCGCCCCACCCACACCAACGAATTTCTCCGTGATCGGTGTTGATGCCTCTTCCATGCCACCGGATCGTCATAGCTCTGTTCGCTTCTACGTGCTCAACATTGGCTACGCTTTTCTCACCTACGGCCAGCACTCCAATGCTATCCTGGATGCCAATAGCCGGTTTTGTTTTCTCGATGAGGATCTCTATCTCTTTCCAGAGAAACGCGATGTGCCTATTGAGGGCACACTTTTCAATGCACGCATGGAATTGGAGTGCCTGGACGCCTTGCAGGAGGTGATCCACTCACCCCCTTCCCTTCCTACGGCAGCCTTGCGCGATGGTCCACTCATCCTGTGGGCACTGCAAAACGAGAGCCAGACAGTGCAGGAAAAGCTCCTACATGGTTTTCTAGCCGCGATGGCTTGCTTGCGAGAAGAGGGCATCCCACTGGCTGGGTACATCAGCTACACAGATAGCCGCGATGTAGCCAATTCTCTACGGGTGTGGATCTGCAAAGAGCGGCCTAATGAATGCGAGCATTGTAGCAGCAGCGAACGCGATCTGTGCTTGGCGCTGGCCAAGATTCGTGACCGTGACCTGTTTAACTTTCTAGCCACAGGAGAGCGCTCTGCACTGTTTGGCAGTTCCTCCCAAATACTGGAAAGATATGGGGAACATCGGGTGGATTTCTTCTACCTTAACGTGGGAGGAGAAATCGTGCGCGTCGAGGTACCTCATTGGGTAAGCACCGATGCCGCATTGCTGGACCTGCTCCATGCCATCTTATATGACCAGTGCCAGCGTAGCCCCGGCTTCCCACCCTATCCTCCAGCATTGTTGGAAGCACATGAGCAGGCTGTGATCACCACTGCCGAAAGGCGCCTGATAGAGGAAATGGTTGAACGGGCATTGGGACTCCATGGACAACTTGTAACTCGCTCGGCCAAGGATGATAGCAAGAGGAGACGAGGAGTATGA
- a CDS encoding ATP-binding protein has translation MSSKRLGVVIDGTFSSGLTVRLDPGITTEQLRIGSFVVVEGQRNRYFSLISDIHLKATDPRLLSDPPRVTSPFIARTLAGTSVYATVEVRPMLMLEKPDESDPRALLEERSGPQPVKTIPMHFAELREATDLDFATVFGKEGGEYFAMGTPLTMDIPICLKLDRFVERSDGIFGQSGTGKSFLARLVISGVIKSKVAVNLIFDMHDEYAFDKQTEDGRWVKGLRQIFGPQVLIYSLDEELGRRTGRNADVTLKIGLNQIEEADVILLSEELNLRQTAEATIGLLRDRFREQWLRRLLEMTQEELEEWCKSSGAHAGAASSLQRNLKRLQRQEYVVQEASFDALDDMVESLDRGKHVILQFGRHNNVLDYLLVANLVTRRVRQRYEEKTRRYEESKNEADKPRPLMITIEEAHKFLNPAVARQTTFGTIAREMRKYNVTLLVIDQRPSSIDPEVMSQLGTRITGKLTEERDIDAVLTGVSNRSALRGALESLDTRQEILIMGHAVPMPIALRTRQYDEAFYKAMGTRLEAQQGADISIQDLFGVE, from the coding sequence ATGAGCAGCAAAAGGCTAGGCGTAGTTATAGATGGCACTTTCAGCAGCGGACTTACCGTGCGCCTAGATCCTGGCATTACCACTGAACAATTGCGCATTGGCAGTTTTGTCGTGGTAGAAGGCCAACGCAATCGCTATTTCAGTCTCATCTCGGACATCCATTTGAAAGCTACTGACCCGCGCTTGTTGAGCGATCCTCCTCGTGTCACCTCCCCGTTTATCGCTCGCACCTTGGCTGGCACCAGTGTCTATGCCACGGTCGAGGTGAGGCCAATGCTCATGCTCGAGAAACCAGACGAATCTGACCCTCGTGCCTTGTTGGAAGAGCGCAGCGGACCGCAGCCGGTGAAAACGATACCCATGCATTTTGCCGAATTGCGCGAAGCCACCGATCTGGATTTTGCCACCGTCTTTGGCAAAGAAGGCGGGGAGTACTTTGCCATGGGCACACCGCTGACTATGGACATCCCCATCTGTCTGAAGTTGGATCGCTTCGTAGAACGCTCTGATGGCATATTTGGCCAGTCGGGCACAGGGAAAAGTTTCCTCGCACGGCTAGTTATCAGCGGCGTTATCAAAAGCAAAGTAGCGGTAAATCTCATCTTTGACATGCACGATGAGTACGCCTTTGATAAACAGACTGAAGACGGCCGCTGGGTAAAGGGCTTGCGCCAAATTTTTGGTCCCCAGGTGCTCATCTATTCTCTGGATGAGGAACTGGGACGTCGCACGGGGCGCAATGCTGATGTCACACTCAAAATTGGACTAAACCAGATTGAAGAGGCCGATGTGATCCTGCTGAGCGAAGAACTCAACCTACGCCAGACAGCGGAGGCAACCATTGGACTCTTGCGTGATCGCTTCCGCGAACAATGGCTGCGCAGACTCCTCGAGATGACCCAGGAAGAGTTAGAAGAATGGTGCAAAAGCAGTGGCGCTCACGCTGGGGCTGCAAGCAGCTTGCAGCGCAACCTGAAGAGGCTACAGCGACAAGAGTACGTTGTCCAAGAAGCATCCTTTGATGCATTGGATGACATGGTAGAATCGCTCGACCGGGGCAAGCACGTCATCCTGCAATTTGGCAGGCACAACAACGTGCTTGACTACCTGCTAGTTGCCAACCTGGTAACGCGACGCGTTCGTCAACGCTATGAAGAGAAAACACGTCGCTACGAAGAAAGCAAAAATGAAGCGGACAAGCCCCGCCCGCTGATGATAACCATCGAAGAAGCGCACAAGTTCCTCAACCCAGCCGTCGCCCGACAGACAACTTTTGGCACCATTGCACGTGAGATGCGCAAGTACAATGTCACCCTGTTGGTAATAGACCAGCGTCCCAGCAGCATTGATCCCGAAGTAATGTCTCAGTTAGGTACGCGCATCACAGGCAAGCTCACTGAAGAGCGGGATATTGACGCGGTGCTGACCGGGGTGAGCAATCGCAGTGCACTCCGCGGCGCTTTGGAAAGCTTGGATACGCGCCAGGAAATCCTCATCATGGGACATGCTGTGCCCATGCCCATCGCATTGCGCACTCGCCAGTACGATGAAGCATTTTATAAAGCAATGGGTACGCGTTTGGAGGCTCAGCAGGGAGCAGATATTAGCATCCAGGATTTATTTGGCGTGGAGTGA
- a CDS encoding LysM peptidoglycan-binding domain-containing protein, with amino-acid sequence MATKRISFDLDEPLHRRFKARVAYFNASMTSILNSLINNWVGTWGNYFQPHIVQEGEDLPSIAQRYYNDPERYWTIVYFNDLSDINLLQGQELWIPEPGATPSGLVPGVSIPENVPKIAVSVEIDELLHRRFKARTAFEATAMSAWLYDFVAAWTGKWPTKTASYTVKAGDTLSTIAFRFYNDARKYWVIAYFNGIANPALIHVGQQLIIPEPVTVGLLPAGESPYIFGIHDQGGEHLMAAKSKKGWVLITEEIGRNPYDYSGKDYSALQNAGYGVIVRLNHGYSNPSLSNYPGTIPERDANAQNYREFAVRCGNFVEQSKGCHIWIIGNEMNHPNEWPGGPQGQPITPQRYADCFKCCYEEIHKRPGHKDDQVVIGAVAPWNAETKYPGNERGDWIKYLADILIFVGNKCDGIALHTYTHGPEPTKITSYARMNAPFEDRYFEFRTYRQFMEAIPPSMRHLPVYITETDQNDPWARTNTGWVQAAYAEIDRWNQDLTHQKIRCLLLYRWLAHDQWSFAHIPEILDDFRAAMNNDYRWWR; translated from the coding sequence ATGGCTACAAAAAGGATATCCTTTGATCTGGATGAGCCTCTGCACCGGCGTTTTAAAGCCCGTGTAGCTTACTTCAATGCTTCGATGACCAGCATCCTGAATAGCCTGATCAACAACTGGGTAGGAACGTGGGGCAATTATTTCCAACCCCATATTGTACAGGAAGGGGAAGATCTTCCCAGCATTGCTCAGAGATATTACAACGATCCCGAGCGATATTGGACGATCGTCTATTTCAATGACCTCTCTGATATAAACTTGCTCCAAGGACAAGAACTTTGGATACCCGAGCCGGGGGCAACGCCATCGGGCTTAGTACCTGGGGTTTCGATCCCGGAAAATGTGCCCAAGATCGCCGTGTCCGTGGAGATCGATGAGCTGCTTCATCGCCGGTTCAAGGCCAGGACTGCTTTCGAAGCGACCGCTATGAGCGCTTGGCTCTATGATTTTGTCGCCGCATGGACAGGCAAATGGCCCACTAAAACCGCAAGCTATACGGTGAAAGCAGGAGATACTCTAAGTACAATTGCCTTTCGCTTCTACAATGATGCACGCAAATACTGGGTAATTGCCTATTTCAACGGCATTGCCAATCCCGCTCTCATTCATGTTGGTCAGCAGCTTATCATTCCAGAGCCAGTGACCGTAGGGCTGTTGCCGGCTGGCGAATCGCCGTACATCTTTGGCATTCACGACCAAGGAGGCGAACACCTAATGGCCGCAAAAAGCAAGAAAGGCTGGGTACTGATCACCGAGGAAATTGGCCGGAATCCCTATGACTACAGTGGCAAGGATTATTCTGCGCTGCAGAACGCTGGCTATGGCGTGATCGTGCGCCTGAATCATGGTTATAGTAACCCTTCTCTGAGCAACTACCCGGGCACCATTCCGGAAAGGGATGCCAACGCACAAAACTACCGGGAATTCGCTGTGCGCTGTGGCAACTTTGTCGAACAGTCAAAGGGATGCCATATCTGGATCATTGGCAACGAAATGAACCATCCCAACGAATGGCCGGGTGGTCCACAAGGCCAACCGATCACGCCCCAGAGGTATGCAGATTGCTTCAAGTGCTGCTATGAGGAGATACACAAGCGGCCGGGGCATAAGGATGATCAAGTAGTGATTGGCGCTGTTGCTCCTTGGAATGCCGAGACCAAGTATCCAGGCAACGAGCGTGGCGATTGGATCAAGTATCTGGCCGATATCTTGATTTTTGTTGGCAACAAATGCGATGGCATAGCCTTGCATACTTACACCCATGGGCCTGAGCCAACCAAAATTACTTCTTATGCCCGGATGAATGCACCTTTCGAAGACCGTTACTTCGAATTCCGTACCTACCGTCAGTTTATGGAAGCCATCCCGCCCAGCATGAGGCATTTGCCAGTGTACATCACCGAAACCGATCAAAACGACCCCTGGGCGCGCACCAACACCGGCTGGGTACAGGCTGCCTATGCAGAAATCGACAGATGGAACCAAGATCTGACACACCAGAAAATTCGCTGCTTGCTTCTCTATCGCTGGCTGGCACACGATCAGTGGTCCTTTGCACATATCCCCGAAATCCTCGATGACTTCAGAGCAGCTATGAACAATGACTACCGTTGGTGGCGATGA
- a CDS encoding metallopeptidase family protein codes for MVELTASQFAALVEEALADLPEDIQQHMDNVVITISDWPSPGELKRAGVNHPSQLFGLYEGIPLPHRGRHYNLVTPDRIVIYRGPLLHACPTVVALREQVRRTVVHEIAHHFGISEARLRELGY; via the coding sequence ATGGTTGAACTGACAGCTTCTCAATTCGCAGCGCTGGTCGAGGAGGCACTGGCCGACTTGCCAGAGGACATCCAGCAACACATGGACAATGTGGTCATCACCATCTCCGACTGGCCCAGCCCTGGCGAATTGAAACGTGCTGGGGTAAATCATCCTAGCCAGTTGTTTGGCCTTTATGAAGGGATCCCCCTTCCCCATCGGGGCAGGCACTATAACCTGGTAACGCCAGACCGCATTGTGATTTACCGGGGACCACTGCTCCATGCGTGTCCTACAGTGGTTGCATTGCGTGAGCAGGTTCGCCGCACCGTAGTGCACGAGATCGCACATCATTTTGGAATAAGCGAAGCACGCCTGCGCGAATTAGGGTATTGA
- a CDS encoding radical SAM protein has product MARCTLCGQQSLLIASSLGLCVDCIRQHPDEALPLAREIHHRSRCEFNLPEAPPDSPSGKSCQICSNQCRMAEGETGYCGLRRNEHGILRHYAGTPAKGLLHWYFDPLPTNCVADWVCAGHTRYGYKNLAVFYGACTFNCLFCQNWHYREMSPHGRGLSAAELAACADQRTFCVCYFGGDPTPQMSHALATSRLLADKGIRICWETNGSMHPSLAKQMVELSLHSGGCIKFDLKAWNDHLHRALTGTSNERTLQNFAMVATHIDQRPDPPLLIASTLLVPGYVDVEEVQHLARFIASLNPSIPYALLGFHPHFYLHDLPTTSVRHAEEALAAAQEAGLRNVRIGNRHLLSRAY; this is encoded by the coding sequence ATGGCACGGTGTACACTCTGTGGGCAGCAGTCCTTGCTGATCGCTTCATCTCTTGGCTTGTGTGTAGACTGCATCCGACAGCATCCTGACGAAGCACTGCCACTAGCCCGGGAAATCCATCACCGTTCGCGGTGCGAATTCAACTTGCCAGAAGCCCCGCCTGATAGCCCTTCGGGCAAATCCTGCCAGATCTGCAGTAATCAATGCCGTATGGCAGAAGGGGAGACGGGATACTGCGGCTTGCGTCGTAACGAGCACGGCATTTTGAGACACTACGCAGGCACACCTGCGAAAGGGCTTTTGCATTGGTATTTCGACCCTCTGCCGACCAACTGCGTGGCCGACTGGGTCTGTGCTGGACACACGCGCTACGGCTACAAAAACCTGGCTGTATTTTATGGTGCATGTACGTTCAATTGCCTGTTCTGTCAGAATTGGCATTATCGAGAGATGTCCCCTCACGGACGAGGACTCAGCGCTGCAGAGTTGGCCGCATGTGCCGACCAACGCACCTTCTGCGTCTGCTACTTCGGTGGAGATCCCACACCTCAGATGTCTCACGCGCTGGCTACTTCGCGTTTATTAGCGGACAAGGGCATCCGCATCTGTTGGGAGACAAATGGCAGCATGCATCCCTCTCTGGCCAAGCAGATGGTTGAGCTTTCGTTGCACAGCGGTGGCTGTATCAAGTTTGATCTAAAAGCATGGAATGATCACCTTCATCGTGCTCTGACAGGAACAAGCAACGAGCGAACTCTGCAGAACTTTGCTATGGTGGCCACCCACATAGACCAGCGCCCCGATCCCCCGCTGCTGATCGCTAGTACGCTCCTTGTACCTGGCTATGTCGATGTAGAGGAAGTGCAGCACTTGGCAAGGTTCATCGCTTCGTTGAATCCTTCCATTCCCTACGCATTGCTGGGATTTCACCCCCATTTTTACCTTCACGACCTACCTACGACATCAGTGCGGCATGCTGAAGAAGCACTTGCTGCTGCACAGGAAGCAGGCTTGCGCAATGTGCGCATTGGCAATCGTCATCTGCTGTCGCGCGCTTATTGA
- the radA gene encoding DNA repair protein RadA, producing MPKTRTQFVCQQCGYTAPRWSGRCPECGQWNTLVETIEERPGPGVARAVTRTVPQPITAISADGFARIPVPIDEFNRAIGGGIVPGSVVLIGGDPGIGKSTLLLQLSALLASEGKTTLYISGEESVQQIKMRADRLNISVEQLYVLSETNLNHILSQIEQLEPQLVVVDSIQSVYLEELESSAGSIGQVRECAAALLRLAKSRNIPMFIVGHVTKEGAIAGPRVLEHMVDTVLYLEGDRFYAYRLLRSVKNRFGSTNEVGVFEMQEQGLVEITNPSQAFLSERLASSPGSVVAVTMEGTRPLLVEVQALTTTTSFGLPRRTANGIDFNRMLLLTAVLSKRVGLKLASQDIFVNVVGGLRISEPAADLAVAGAIASSYRNIPIPDDCVMLGEVGLSGELRSVSHAEKRLNEAAKLGFKRCIVPRFLRLGKAEAIGIELLRARSIGEALDIALQP from the coding sequence GTGCCCAAGACACGAACCCAATTTGTTTGTCAACAATGCGGTTATACCGCGCCGCGATGGTCAGGGAGATGCCCTGAGTGTGGTCAGTGGAATACGCTCGTAGAGACGATCGAGGAGCGTCCCGGCCCAGGTGTAGCGCGGGCAGTCACGCGCACTGTTCCCCAGCCGATTACTGCCATTTCTGCTGACGGTTTTGCCCGTATTCCGGTACCCATAGACGAATTCAATCGTGCCATCGGTGGAGGCATTGTGCCGGGGTCTGTGGTGCTCATCGGTGGTGATCCAGGCATTGGCAAATCTACCCTGCTTCTACAGCTTTCTGCTTTGTTAGCTTCAGAGGGGAAAACTACGCTGTACATTTCCGGTGAGGAGTCTGTGCAGCAGATTAAAATGCGTGCCGACAGATTGAACATTTCGGTAGAGCAATTGTATGTCCTATCGGAGACTAACCTCAATCATATCTTGAGCCAGATTGAGCAATTGGAACCACAATTGGTTGTGGTGGATTCGATACAATCCGTTTATCTGGAGGAACTGGAATCATCTGCAGGAAGCATCGGGCAGGTTAGAGAGTGTGCCGCTGCTTTGCTACGCCTGGCTAAATCGCGCAACATACCCATGTTCATCGTGGGACATGTAACAAAAGAAGGGGCGATAGCAGGACCGCGTGTGCTCGAACACATGGTGGATACGGTGCTCTATCTCGAGGGCGACAGGTTCTATGCTTATCGGCTTTTGCGTAGTGTCAAGAACCGCTTTGGTTCCACCAACGAGGTCGGGGTTTTTGAGATGCAAGAGCAGGGATTAGTCGAGATTACCAATCCATCCCAGGCTTTCTTATCAGAGAGGTTAGCTTCTTCCCCCGGCTCAGTTGTAGCCGTGACAATGGAAGGTACCCGGCCATTGTTAGTGGAGGTTCAGGCGCTGACAACCACGACTAGTTTCGGACTGCCCCGCCGCACTGCCAACGGCATTGACTTCAATCGCATGCTCCTCCTCACCGCTGTGCTGAGCAAGCGGGTGGGACTCAAGCTGGCTTCGCAAGACATCTTTGTCAACGTTGTGGGTGGGCTGCGCATTAGCGAACCAGCCGCAGACCTGGCGGTAGCTGGAGCAATTGCCTCTAGTTACCGCAACATCCCCATTCCGGACGATTGCGTGATGCTGGGTGAAGTTGGACTTTCGGGAGAACTGCGTTCCGTTAGCCACGCAGAGAAACGGCTGAACGAAGCAGCGAAGTTGGGTTTCAAGCGTTGCATTGTGCCGCGTTTTCTGCGCCTAGGGAAGGCCGAGGCAATTGGAATAGAGCTATTGCGTGCACGCTCCATTGGGGAAGCCTTGGATATTGCCCTGCAGCCATAG